A region of Panicum virgatum strain AP13 chromosome 8N, P.virgatum_v5, whole genome shotgun sequence DNA encodes the following proteins:
- the LOC120686334 gene encoding disease resistance protein RPM1-like, whose amino-acid sequence MAEALLHTVSKIGSTLAEETTKAVIAKLSEKVKNLKELPEKVEEIGNEFKAMSNVIKQFSTPSLTNELVKDWIGEVRELAHRVEDVMDKYSYHALKLEEENALKKFFSKAYYVTVFSEIAEEIIQIERKIENVVKRRDRWLQLPQLISNPLADIERKKPQGCFQEVLQDDLVGIEHNRRQLTEWLYSDKQGRTVITVSGMGGLGKTTLVANVYEREKINFTAHALIVVSKTYDVVEMLRKMLRKIGYPEQSELTDMDAHELKVKIKDRLSDGKCLVVLDDVWNREAYTQIADVFQNLQSCSIIITTRQEHVSTLAQPRHQLKLKPLECNDAFNLFCRKAFYNRMECKCPQDLEKLAKNIVDRCQGLPLAIVTIGGMLSSLPTTDYVWNETYKQLRCELANNDNVSAILNLSYHDTPGDLRNCFLYCGLFPEDHLLSSESLVRLWAAEGFAVQKEQSTAEEVAEGYLRELIQRNMLEVVENDELGRVSTCKMHDLVRDLALSIFKDEKFGSANDFSSISNMDKHVCRLSSCGWKEKAAVKVKFSRLRTLVALGITASSPQLLSPIFSESNYLTVLELQDSEITEVPPSIGNLFNLRYIGLQRTRVKSLPESIGRLSNLLTLDIKKTKIVKLPRGIVRLKKLRHLLADRYEDEEQSEFRYFIGMQAPKQLSNLEELQTLETVEANKDLVEQLMQLKQIRSVWIDNIRTADCANLFATLSTLPLLSSLLLSARDENEELCLQALKPESEKLYKLIIRGRWADNTLDCPIFLDHGRNLKYLAISWCQLQEDPLQLLSPYVPNLTYLRLNRVSSAGTLVLAEGSFPKLKTLVLKRMPDVNQLMIKDGALTQIEGLYVVTLPKLDKVPQGIESLHSLRKLCLVNLHQDFRAQWAMDGMQQKMQYVAELQI is encoded by the coding sequence ATGGCGGAGGCCTTACTCCATACTGTTTCAAAGATAGGTTCCACCTTAGCGGAGGAAACCACGAAGGCCGTCATTGCCAAGTTATCTGAGAAAGTTAAGAATCTGAAGGAATTACCAGAGAAAGTCGAGGAAATAGGGAATGAATTTAAGGCGATGAGCAATGTCATAAAACAGTTTAGTACACCAAGTCTTACAAACGAGCTTGTTAAGGATTGGATTGGCGAGGTGCGGGAGCTGGCCCACCGTGTTGAAGATGTAATGGACAAATATTCGTATCATGCACTTAAATTGGAGGAAGAAAATGCATTGAAGAAGTTCTTCTCGAAAGCTTATTATGTCACAGTTTTCAGTGAAATTGCGGAGGAGATTATTCAGATAGAGAGAAAAATTGAAAATGTTGTGAAGCGGCGAGATCGGTGGCTGCAATTGCCGCAGCTTATTTCTAATCCACTTGCTGATATTGAAAGAAAAAAGCCACAAGGTTGTTTCCAGGAAGTTCTACAAGATGATCTCGTGGGGATTGAACACAACAGGAGACAGTTGACTGAATGGCTATACTCCGACAAGCAAGGTAGAACAGTGATCACAGTATCTGGTATGGGTGGATTAGGAAAAACCACTCTGGTCGCAAATGTGTATGAGCGGGAGAAGATTAACTTTACCGCCCATGCATTGATTGTTGTGTCAAAGACTTATGATGTGGTTGAAATGCTGAGGAAAATGCTTAGGAAGATTGGGTACCCAGAACAGTCAGAGCTAACAGATATGGATGCCCATGAGTTGAAAGTAAAAATAAAAGACAGACTATCAGATGGAAAATGTTTGGTTGTATTAGATGATGTCTGGAATCGAGAAGCATACACTCAGATAGCGGATGTATTCCAGAACCTTCAATCATGTAGCATTATTATCACAACAAGACAGGAACATGTGTCTactcttgctcaaccaagacATCAACTCAAACTCAAGCCATTGGAATGCAATGATGCATTTAACCTCTTCTGCAGAAAGGCTTTCTATAACCGCATGGAATGCAAGTGCCCTCAGGACCTTGAAAAGCTGGCTAAGAATATAGTGGATAGGTGTCAAGGCCTCCCACTTGCAATAGTAACCATAGGTGGCATGTTGTCTTCACTGCCAACAACAGATTATGTTTGGAATGAGACTTACAAACAACTTCGTTGTGAGCTGGCAAATAATGATAATGTTAGTGCAATTCTAAATCTGAGCTATCATGACACACCTGGAGATCTTAGGAATTGCTTCTTGTATTGTGGTCTATTTCCAGAGGATCACCTATTGTCAAGCGAAAGCCTTGTGCGGCTGTGGGCAGCAGAAGGTTTTGCAGTGCAAAAAGAACAAAGCACAGCAGAGGAGGTGGCTGAAGGATATCTCAGAGAATTGATTCAAAGAAATATGCTGGAAGTTgtggagaatgatgagctaGGCAGGGTTAGTACCTGCAAGATGCATGACCTCGTGCGTGACCTGGCGCTTTCAATATTCAAAGATGAGAAGTTTGGTTCCGCAAATGACTTTTCAAGCATTTCTAACATGGACAAACATGTTTGTCGCCTGTCATCATGTGGATGGAAAGAGAAAGCTGCAGTAAAAGTGAAATTCTCACGCCTTCGAACCCTTGTGGCTCTTGGAATAACTGCATCCTCTCCTCAGTTGTTATCCCCAATTTTTTCTGAATCCAACTATCTTACTGTTCTTGAGCTGCAAGATTCTGAAATAACTGAAGTGCCACCGTCCATAGGAAATTTGTTTAATCTACGGTACATTGGTCTGCAGCGCACCAGGGTCAAGTCACTCCCAGAGTCTATTGGGAGGCTGTCAAACCTCCTCACCCTAGAcatcaagaaaacaaaaatagtgAAGCTACCTCGAGGCATTGTTAGACTCAAGAAGCTGCGGCACCTTCTGGCTGATAGATATGAAGATGAGGAGCAGTCAGAGTTTCGCTATTTCATTGGAATGCAAGCACCAAAACAGCTATCCAATTTGGAAGAACTGCAGACTCTTGAGACCGTGGAAGCTAACAAGGACTTGGTTGAGCAGCTGATGCAACTTAAGCAAATACGGAGCGTGTGGATTGACAACATAAGAACTGCGGACTGTGCAAATCTTTTTGCTACACTGTCCACGCTGCCGCTTCTTTCTAGCTTGCTTCTCTCTGCGAGGGATGAGAATGAGGAACTTTGCTTGCAAGCTCTGAAGCCAGAATCTGAAAAACTCTACAAATTGATAATCAGAGGGCGTTGGGCAGATAATACACTAGACTGCCCAATATTTCTTGATCATGGCAGAAATCTGAAGTATCTAGCTATAAGCTGGTGTCAACTTCAGGAAGACCCACTGCAGTTGCTTTCTCCGTACGTGCCAAACCTAACATATCTTAGACTTAACAGGGTGAGCAGTGCAGGCACATTGGTTCTTGCCGAAGGGTCCTTCCCGAAGTTGAAGACGCTTGTCTTGAAGCGCATGCCTGATGTTAACCAACTGATGATCAAAGATGGCGCCCTCACACAGATTGAAGGTTTATATGTTGTGACACTTCCAAAACTCGACAAGGTCCCTCAAGGCATCGAATCCCTTCACTCTCTAAGGAAGCTATGCCTCGTGAATTTGCACCAAGACTTCAGAGCTCAGTGGGCTATGGACGGAATGCAGCAGAAAATGCAGTATGTTGCAGAGCTCCAGATCTAG
- the LOC120686087 gene encoding uncharacterized protein LOC120686087 — translation MADAANEPTAIYYSGRPLSYDAQQAQATPPVRPQPTVGEHASALPATAQQPLQYATEKANHTHVHGVPGYYKGRVNKTNTAAVEPEKELSCIDKLLICFMGGKNMR, via the exons ATGGCCGACGCCGCCAACGAACCTACCG CTATCTACTACAGTGGACGTCCCCTGAGCTACGACGCGCAGCAAGCGCAGGCGACACCACCGGTACGGCCGCAGCCAACCGTCGGCGAACACGCCAGCGCTCTGCCGGCGACGGCGCAGCAGCCACTGCAGTACGCTACCGAAAAGGCCAACCACACTCATGTCCATGGCGTTCCTG GATACTATAAAGGCCGCGTGAACAAGACGAACACAGCTGCAGTTGAACCGGAAAAGGAACTGAGCTGCATTGACAAACT TCTCATCTGTTTCATGGGTGGCAAAAACATGAGATAG
- the LOC120686086 gene encoding uncharacterized protein LOC120686086: protein MQDGTYSEHGMPFGQSTNDVCGADLNGLYEAHVGSLTHLLTAEDDFDPRFDYSFESGLYITSRCDGAATTTSNDGAYQGNNLSAEMEGCASGVQIGSSNKETNSVSDGLEYLSVLNEQLGLNHAKTGTGGAAKESVESCGANGQQFGNLQANEETENSQQISDDEQPYISINDAVIADVEHNTEIATRAIEDDITKEDIEIFKHNESVEAAAISLSQGGGESLHVPRIDMHFETHEHEP from the exons ATGCAGGATGGTACATATTCAGAACATGGGATGCCATTTGGTCAGAGTACTAATGATGTATGTGGTGCAGATCTAAATGGATTATATGAG GCTCATGTTGGATCACTTACACATCTTCTAACAGCAGAAGATGATTTTGATCCTCGCTTTGATTACTCGTTTGAG AGTGGCTTATATATAACTAGTAGATGTGATGGTGCTGCAACAACAACAAGCAATGATGGGGCATATCAGGGGAACAATTTATCTGCAGAAATGGAAGGTTGTGCTTCTGGTGTGCAGATTGGTTCATCTAACAAAGAAACAAACTCAGTCAGTGATGGTTTGGAGTACCTCAGTGTGCTGAATGAACAACTTGGGTTGAATCATGCAAAAACTGGTACTGGTGGAGCAGCTAAAGAATCAGTTGAATCTTGTGGTGCTAATGGCCAACAATTTGGCAATCTACAGGCAAATGAAGAAACAGAAAATTCACAACAAATTAGTGATGATGAACAACCATACATATCAATCAATGATGCTGTTATTGCAGATGTTGAGCATAATACTGAAATAGCCACAAGAGCAATAGAAGACGACATTACAAAAGAAGACATAGAGATTTTTAAACACAATGAGAGTGTGGAAGCGGCAGCTATATCACTCAGCCAAGGAGGAGGTGAAAGTCTCCATGTGCCGAGAATTGATATGCATTTTGAAACTCATGAGCATGAGCCATGA
- the LOC120686084 gene encoding uncharacterized protein LOC120686084, translating to MFKHIKLYNQRLKKGEDKASTTMGECLYIVCVVYLDFLNTGLQQLPPSLPCISVWKGDMIKQRFYLSNQLAITNNLGQQHHPLLVLDGATFKKTLSQSVHGTMSPKTLNDVTEIYMKHSAGHNEPASETAQNIIVDVINYFFQRAQNDKRSTSSNVDDKSCEADTKNDKRSTSSKKCHVGAGSQAKKRSLSASSTSANNEYGRSTIAERTLSRRASFSPESVTHAPDKPRFLDNPESILRKNNAKRLASRLRPKADNILEGNALSDDDDFIICGEHSSQQACFNSLPSLRGDGPSEHPCG from the exons ATGTTCAAGCACATTAAGTTGTACAACCAAAGGCTTAAGAAGGGGGAGGACAAGGCCTCCACCACTATGGGAGAATGTTTGTATATCGTTTGT GTTGTGTATCTTGACTTCTTAAACACTGGCCTGCAACAGTTACCCCCTAGCCTACCATGCATTTCTGTTTGGAAAGGGGACATGATCAAACAAAG ATTTTACCTCTCAAATCAACTTGCTATTACAAACAATCTGGGTCAACAACACCATCCCCTACTTGTGTTAGATGGTGCAACTTTTAAGAAGACATTGTCACAATCTGTTCATGGGACTATGTCTCCTAAG ACGCTCAATGATGTAACTGAAATTTATATGAAACATTCAGCTGGGCACAATGAGCCTGCTTCAGAAACTGCTCAAAATATTATTGTGGATGTCATCAATTATTTTTTTCAGCGAGCTCAGAATGATAAGAgatctactagcagcaatgtGGATGATAAGTCCTGTGAAGCGGACACAAAAAATGATAAGAGATCTACTAGCAGCAAAAAATGTCATGTTG GTGCTGGTTCTCAAGCAAAGAAGAGGAGTTTATCCGCATCCTCTACAAGTGCTAACAATGAATATGGCCGTTCTACGATTGCTGAACGCACGCTGTCCCGCCGTGCATCATTTTCACCAGAATCAGTAACTCACGCTCCAGATAAACCTAGATTTCTCGATAATCCAGAG TCAATATTGAGGAAAAATAATGCGAAGCGTTTGGCTTCACGTTTGCGCCCAAAAGCTGACAACATTTTGGAGGGTAATGCTCTTTCTGATGATGACGATTTTATTATTTGTGGGGAGCATTCTTCGCAACAGGCGTGCTTCAATTCGCTGCCTTCATTGCGGGGGGATGGGCCTTCTGAACACCCTTGTGGTTAA